The Leucobacter viscericola genome includes a window with the following:
- a CDS encoding M18 family aminopeptidase, which produces MEQLLRNRDNYISEFAGFVAAAPSSYHAAAALAGVLVGSGFTQLDETEAWPAVTAGSSGVVVRDGAVIAWRVGEDVTPTSPVRVFGTHTDSPGFVLKPQPDFVADGWAQAGVEVYGGPLINSWLDRDLGMAGRIVTRDGAEHLVSTGAVARIPQLAIHLDREANSGLTLDRQRHVQPVLGIAGEGTSVLGALCAAAKRARPAILPEDIAALDVRLFDTQAPTRIGVHGELFASSRLDNLSSTFAGLVALLGEKPAPGTISVLAAFDHEELGSETRSGACGPFLEDVLARIRDGLGASAEDAARALAGSWCVSADAGHSVHPNYAEKHDPRVRPLAGRGPMLKVNANQRYASDAHGAALWQRVCDEAGVETQEFVSNNTVPCGSTIGPLTATRLGIRTVDVGVPLLSMHSARELAHVDDLHGLAKAAAAFFAGA; this is translated from the coding sequence ATGGAGCAGCTGCTGCGCAATCGGGATAACTACATAAGTGAGTTTGCTGGGTTCGTGGCTGCTGCTCCGAGCTCGTACCACGCGGCCGCGGCGCTCGCTGGAGTGCTCGTGGGGAGCGGGTTCACGCAGCTCGACGAGACGGAGGCCTGGCCCGCGGTAACCGCGGGGTCAAGCGGGGTCGTCGTGCGTGATGGTGCCGTGATCGCGTGGCGTGTTGGCGAAGACGTGACGCCAACGAGTCCCGTGCGGGTTTTTGGCACGCACACGGACTCACCAGGGTTTGTGCTGAAGCCTCAGCCCGACTTTGTTGCCGATGGTTGGGCGCAAGCTGGGGTCGAGGTGTACGGCGGGCCGCTGATCAACTCGTGGCTGGATCGAGACCTCGGCATGGCCGGGCGTATCGTGACCCGTGACGGTGCGGAACACCTGGTCTCAACGGGGGCGGTCGCCCGCATCCCACAGCTTGCGATCCACCTCGACCGCGAGGCTAACTCCGGCCTGACGCTCGACCGACAGCGCCACGTGCAGCCTGTGCTCGGTATCGCGGGGGAAGGCACCTCGGTGCTCGGTGCGCTCTGTGCCGCCGCGAAGCGGGCACGCCCCGCGATCCTGCCTGAAGATATTGCGGCTCTAGACGTGCGTCTGTTTGACACTCAGGCCCCCACTCGTATTGGGGTTCACGGGGAGCTGTTCGCTTCGTCGCGTCTCGATAACCTCAGTTCGACATTTGCGGGGCTTGTTGCACTGCTGGGAGAGAAGCCGGCTCCCGGCACGATCTCGGTGCTTGCGGCTTTTGACCACGAGGAGCTCGGTTCAGAGACGCGTTCCGGGGCTTGCGGGCCGTTTCTTGAGGATGTGCTGGCGAGGATCCGAGACGGTTTGGGCGCCTCGGCGGAGGACGCGGCTAGGGCGCTTGCCGGATCCTGGTGTGTCTCCGCAGACGCGGGGCACTCGGTGCACCCTAACTACGCGGAGAAGCACGACCCTCGTGTGAGGCCGCTTGCGGGGCGTGGACCGATGCTAAAGGTGAACGCCAACCAGCGCTACGCAAGCGACGCGCACGGTGCGGCGCTGTGGCAGCGCGTATGTGATGAGGCGGGAGTCGAGACGCAGGAATTTGTGTCGAACAACACCGTGCCCTGCGGATCCACGATCGGGCCATTGACCGCGACCCGGCTCGGAATTCGAACGGTTGATGTTGGTGTGCCGCTGCTCTCGATGCACTCGGCCCGGGAACTCGCGCACGTGGACGATCTGCACGGCCTCGCGAAGGCCGCCGCGGCGTTTTTTGCGGGGGCCTGA
- a CDS encoding DUF7218 family protein, protein MPRSSLKDPELYETLRSEGASAEKAARISNAAAKEGRSAIGKRGGQAEDYDDRTVPELKKRAKELGITGYSKMRKPELIGALRNH, encoded by the coding sequence ATGCCTAGATCGTCTTTGAAAGATCCAGAACTCTACGAAACGCTTCGCAGTGAGGGCGCCTCTGCCGAGAAGGCCGCCCGCATCTCAAACGCCGCCGCGAAAGAGGGCAGATCCGCCATCGGAAAGCGCGGCGGGCAAGCCGAAGATTACGACGACCGCACCGTTCCCGAGCTCAAGAAGCGGGCAAAAGAACTCGGCATCACCGGATACTCCAAGATGCGCAAGCCTGAGCTCATTGGCGCGTTGCGGAACCACTGA
- a CDS encoding DNA topoisomerase IB, with translation MAKRIGRRTPITRELTDEGFIYRLGKRRITKRSELKRIEALVIPPAWTEVEIAQSASAKVLARGVDAAGRTQAIYHPAFRRRQDRLKFDRMQRFGRALPRLRAQVDRDLRRRRLSRSRVTACAIRLIDLQLFRVGNAEYAAQHKSYGITTLRRKHLAVGATGVEFDFVGKSGKRQRRRVRDSRTARILAQLAELPGQEVFRFFDEDGVVHSLRSSHVNDYVKKHMGEEFTAKDFRTWGGTVTVATALLELDPRDLASEKARAAAARDAIALAAEKLGNTVAVTRGSYVDPRVLSAVERPGVLERVKQARIRPSTWLDPGEQRTMRLIAEMGRAR, from the coding sequence ATGGCGAAGCGAATCGGTAGAAGGACCCCAATCACGCGCGAACTCACGGACGAGGGGTTTATCTACCGGCTTGGCAAGCGCAGGATCACGAAGCGCTCAGAGCTCAAGCGCATCGAGGCGCTCGTGATCCCACCCGCGTGGACCGAGGTGGAGATCGCGCAGTCGGCCTCGGCTAAGGTGCTCGCAAGGGGAGTGGACGCCGCCGGGCGTACTCAGGCCATCTACCATCCGGCTTTTCGTCGTCGTCAGGATCGGCTCAAGTTTGACCGGATGCAGCGTTTTGGTCGCGCGTTGCCGCGATTGCGCGCGCAGGTTGATCGGGATCTGCGCCGTCGCCGTCTGAGCCGCAGCCGGGTCACGGCGTGCGCGATCCGGCTCATTGACCTGCAGCTGTTTCGTGTCGGCAATGCTGAGTACGCGGCGCAGCACAAGAGCTACGGGATTACGACGCTGCGACGGAAACACTTGGCGGTGGGCGCGACCGGGGTCGAATTCGACTTTGTTGGTAAGAGCGGAAAACGGCAGCGGCGGCGGGTTCGGGATTCCCGAACAGCCCGGATCCTCGCGCAACTTGCGGAGCTGCCAGGGCAAGAGGTGTTCCGATTCTTCGACGAAGACGGGGTGGTGCACAGCCTGCGAAGCAGCCACGTCAACGACTACGTCAAGAAACACATGGGAGAGGAGTTCACCGCAAAAGACTTTCGCACCTGGGGTGGCACGGTGACAGTCGCCACGGCACTGCTTGAACTTGACCCACGTGATCTTGCCTCAGAAAAGGCGCGCGCCGCCGCTGCCCGAGACGCCATCGCGCTCGCCGCCGAGAAACTCGGCAACACGGTCGCGGTAACTCGCGGATCCTATGTGGATCCCCGAGTGCTTTCCGCGGTGGAACGACCCGGGGTGCTCGAGCGTGTGAAGCAAGCGCGCATTCGTCCGAGCACATGGCTCGACCCGGGTGAGCAGCGGACGATGCGCTTGATCGCGGAGATGGGACGGGCGAGGTAG
- a CDS encoding helix-turn-helix transcriptional regulator has product MPAHTARSALVGRDRELARLREQFREALNGQAGAVLVSGEAGIGKSRLVNELADAVRGEADVITGHCIDLGNAATPYGPLVGALRALVEARGAHEMLSYLEDHQLSGATIQLLLPELSESEGPALSSGMPPDDEAGPERLLAAIRALLRAAARRRPLLIIIEDLHWADEGTLTVLTSLLRGLADSRLMLVITMRDDAHRSDPARRFAVESVRARVLEAMPLSRLEGNEVRAMVAELRERPLDPEKFDQLLERSEGVPFFVEELVENASAPLAETLRDVLLARYDRLSERAGSLVRIMAISQAAIPHDTLVQLAGVSDEQLEVTLREVIDAGIIAVDEADLYAFRHALLREAVRSELLPGERARLNRALAEILQRAVDSGEQHASLSALAYHWEQAKDYEKSFVASLAAMQLAASQYAYAPAAHFGEQVLERWDEVDAAAEKARIGRIAFLEQFALILRDAGKTARGLAVVDLALNEVQTVQDPVAHAGLLLQKADYHSYMGWPGREPLITEALAVLGSSDDHHKLRAHLLSLLASMQMRAGDLQEAIDTASAALEHAQQSGDESQQAIAYNLRGASLVSAGQVQAGLADFEKAQPLAATGNSLMWFHANYSDLLNNIGQYRRAVEVAEAGLAIAQRYGVERTTGAIMMQNLIEPLLELGEIERVDQLLWRGVDTHAVRMQRVYMLSSRIRALAWRGHPDEAERMLREWEEPLRQTAELERQVWYAALSMEIAIATARDDFDTARAVIERMLHDPRKRTGSQRRLLLEGAWIVAECRARGEDTTELASGLLAAWNLQTQDLQDPDCARVFLALLHPEGSLLEGALAAADGETVPRTFGVIVRIELARHRIARGDRSRAIEAVLEAQTVSTRLSHAILERHVSELSRALGADRNRSATDGDPLLTPREQQVLDLIAEGLSNRQIGERLYISPKTVSVHVSAVLRKLGVSTRTQAARSALGSSLHDR; this is encoded by the coding sequence ATGCCAGCACACACCGCGAGATCCGCCCTGGTCGGGCGCGATAGAGAGCTTGCTCGCCTTCGCGAGCAGTTTCGTGAAGCGTTGAACGGCCAAGCCGGTGCTGTGCTGGTTTCTGGTGAGGCGGGCATCGGCAAGAGCCGACTTGTGAACGAATTGGCTGATGCTGTTCGGGGTGAAGCTGACGTGATAACTGGCCACTGTATTGACTTGGGGAACGCGGCTACTCCCTACGGGCCGCTCGTGGGAGCCCTTCGGGCGCTTGTAGAAGCCCGTGGTGCACACGAGATGCTGTCCTACCTTGAAGATCATCAACTGAGCGGTGCCACGATCCAGCTCCTGCTCCCAGAGCTCTCTGAATCCGAAGGCCCCGCCCTGTCGAGCGGCATGCCGCCAGACGACGAAGCCGGGCCAGAGCGTTTACTCGCAGCAATTAGAGCCCTGCTGCGTGCCGCTGCTCGCAGACGACCGTTGCTCATCATCATTGAAGATCTGCACTGGGCAGACGAGGGCACGCTCACGGTGCTGACGTCCCTGCTGCGGGGGCTCGCCGATTCACGGCTCATGCTTGTCATCACCATGCGAGACGATGCGCACCGCAGCGATCCGGCGCGACGCTTCGCCGTCGAATCGGTGCGAGCCCGTGTGCTCGAAGCAATGCCACTCTCGCGGCTGGAAGGCAACGAAGTGCGTGCGATGGTCGCTGAACTCAGAGAAAGGCCTCTCGATCCCGAGAAATTCGATCAGCTCTTAGAACGTTCGGAGGGCGTGCCTTTCTTCGTTGAAGAACTTGTCGAAAATGCGTCAGCTCCGCTCGCCGAGACCCTTCGCGATGTTTTGCTCGCACGTTACGACCGCCTCAGCGAGCGGGCTGGATCACTGGTGCGAATCATGGCGATCTCGCAGGCCGCCATCCCGCACGACACACTCGTGCAACTGGCAGGGGTGTCCGACGAACAACTGGAAGTCACTCTTCGCGAAGTTATTGATGCGGGGATTATCGCGGTAGACGAGGCGGATCTATATGCGTTTCGCCACGCTCTGCTTCGTGAAGCCGTTCGAAGCGAACTTTTGCCCGGGGAGCGTGCTCGCCTCAACCGAGCCCTGGCAGAGATCCTGCAGCGCGCAGTCGATTCAGGTGAGCAGCACGCGTCTCTATCCGCGCTTGCCTACCACTGGGAACAGGCCAAAGACTACGAGAAATCTTTCGTGGCTTCCCTTGCCGCAATGCAACTGGCCGCCTCACAGTATGCCTACGCCCCAGCGGCCCACTTCGGGGAGCAGGTGTTGGAACGCTGGGACGAGGTCGACGCGGCTGCTGAAAAGGCAAGGATCGGACGAATCGCTTTTCTGGAGCAATTCGCGTTGATTCTGCGAGACGCAGGGAAAACCGCGCGGGGTCTCGCGGTTGTTGATCTCGCGCTCAACGAGGTCCAAACCGTTCAAGATCCGGTGGCGCACGCCGGCCTGCTCCTTCAAAAGGCCGACTATCACAGCTACATGGGCTGGCCCGGTAGAGAACCTCTGATTACTGAGGCACTCGCCGTGCTGGGCTCAAGCGATGATCACCACAAGCTGCGCGCCCATCTGCTCAGCCTTCTCGCGAGCATGCAGATGAGAGCGGGAGACCTGCAAGAGGCGATTGACACCGCTTCAGCCGCGCTCGAACACGCGCAACAAAGCGGCGACGAGTCTCAACAGGCCATTGCCTACAACCTGCGAGGGGCCTCTCTCGTTTCAGCCGGTCAAGTGCAGGCTGGGCTCGCCGACTTCGAAAAGGCGCAACCACTCGCCGCTACCGGCAACTCGCTCATGTGGTTTCACGCGAACTACTCTGACCTGCTCAACAACATTGGTCAGTATCGGCGAGCAGTTGAGGTCGCTGAGGCCGGTCTCGCAATCGCCCAGCGCTACGGAGTAGAACGCACAACGGGGGCGATCATGATGCAGAATCTGATCGAGCCTCTGTTGGAACTCGGAGAGATCGAGCGAGTCGATCAGTTGCTCTGGCGCGGCGTCGATACCCATGCCGTGCGCATGCAGCGTGTCTATATGCTGTCCTCCAGAATCCGCGCGTTGGCGTGGCGGGGCCACCCCGACGAGGCGGAGAGGATGCTTCGAGAATGGGAAGAGCCGCTGCGGCAGACCGCCGAACTCGAGCGCCAGGTCTGGTACGCGGCCCTCTCCATGGAGATCGCCATCGCGACCGCGCGAGATGATTTTGATACTGCGCGCGCTGTGATCGAACGCATGCTGCACGACCCGCGAAAACGAACGGGGAGCCAGCGACGACTGCTCCTCGAGGGAGCCTGGATCGTGGCAGAGTGCCGAGCTCGCGGAGAGGACACGACGGAACTCGCAAGCGGCCTTCTGGCCGCATGGAACTTGCAGACTCAAGACCTGCAGGATCCCGATTGCGCGCGCGTGTTTTTGGCATTGCTTCACCCTGAAGGGTCTCTGCTCGAAGGCGCGCTTGCCGCGGCAGACGGCGAAACGGTACCGCGCACATTTGGTGTCATCGTTCGGATCGAGCTCGCCCGGCACCGCATCGCACGTGGAGACCGGAGTAGGGCAATCGAGGCAGTCCTTGAGGCCCAAACCGTCTCCACCCGGCTCTCTCACGCAATCCTTGAGCGACACGTCAGCGAACTCTCCCGAGCCTTGGGCGCAGACCGCAATAGGTCGGCGACCGACGGCGACCCACTGTTGACTCCCCGGGAACAGCAGGTCTTAGACCTCATCGCCGAGGGTCTAAGCAACCGGCAGATCGGCGAGAGGCTCTACATCAGCCCCAAAACGGTGAGTGTTCACGTATCCGCGGTGCTTCGAAAACTGGGGGTTTCCACTCGAACGCAGGCCGCACGAAGCGCGCTGGGATCCTCGCTACACGATCGCTGA
- a CDS encoding carboxylate-amine ligase, giving the protein MLDEQGNPRGFGIEEEYLLLDAKTGMPANGAEQVIRDVDSAAQPTEHEFLASQLETATPVCTTAEEAESSLRGFRDTVAQTAERQGMVLASSGLPPLGGDTEGTVTPKSRYQLIREEMRGVAAHQYAIGTHVHVAVPSRDAGVEVIDRISRWMPVLLALTANSPLWCGNDTGFASWRYIQGLMWPISGYPPSFADGAQYEDAVARLIDTGVLIDAGHLTWTARLSANYPTVEVRIADAQLEVGESVAFAVIVRALVNRALREIAESIPRPQLGPGIVDGAIWIAARNGLRSDLTDPVVADTVPAFTLVDRMIATVEEELQFSEEWDRVQQYLDGLRERGGPADRQLLAHENGGIDALLKLYRSGSHASR; this is encoded by the coding sequence ATGCTTGACGAACAGGGAAACCCGCGAGGGTTTGGAATCGAAGAAGAGTACCTGCTTCTCGACGCGAAAACCGGAATGCCCGCTAATGGCGCAGAACAGGTAATCCGTGATGTTGATAGTGCTGCGCAACCCACGGAGCACGAGTTTCTTGCGAGCCAGTTAGAGACTGCAACTCCGGTGTGCACCACAGCGGAGGAGGCCGAAAGCTCTCTCCGGGGGTTTCGAGATACGGTTGCGCAAACGGCGGAGCGACAGGGCATGGTGCTTGCGAGTTCGGGGTTGCCGCCGCTGGGCGGCGACACCGAGGGCACGGTCACGCCCAAGTCGCGTTACCAGCTGATCCGAGAGGAAATGCGAGGGGTGGCCGCCCATCAGTACGCCATCGGCACCCACGTGCACGTCGCGGTTCCCTCGCGGGACGCAGGCGTTGAGGTGATCGACCGTATCTCCCGATGGATGCCCGTGCTGCTCGCGCTGACCGCGAACTCACCGCTGTGGTGCGGGAATGACACCGGCTTTGCGAGCTGGCGGTATATCCAGGGACTCATGTGGCCGATCTCGGGCTATCCACCGAGCTTTGCAGACGGCGCGCAATACGAAGACGCCGTCGCGAGACTCATCGATACCGGGGTGCTGATTGATGCGGGACACCTCACGTGGACGGCGAGGCTCTCCGCGAACTACCCGACTGTCGAGGTGAGGATCGCCGATGCCCAACTCGAGGTCGGCGAATCTGTGGCGTTTGCAGTGATCGTGCGCGCCCTCGTCAATCGTGCGCTGCGCGAGATCGCAGAGAGCATCCCCAGGCCGCAGCTCGGGCCCGGAATCGTTGACGGGGCGATCTGGATCGCCGCGCGAAACGGGCTGAGATCAGATCTCACCGATCCCGTGGTCGCCGACACTGTTCCCGCTTTCACCCTCGTGGATCGCATGATCGCGACGGTTGAAGAGGAACTGCAGTTTTCCGAAGAGTGGGATCGTGTCCAGCAATATCTGGATGGCCTGCGCGAGAGGGGAGGACCGGCCGATCGGCAACTGCTCGCGCACGAGAACGGCGGCATCGATGCGCTGCTGAAGCTGTACCGATCTGGCTCGCACGCGTCACGATAG
- a CDS encoding lipocalin family protein → MNDTNPVRSVENVDLQRYLGLWFEIGRLPLRYEDDTAEDVTAEYSLREDGTVQVDNRCLDAEKTPTQAIGQADPDPEHAGRLRVTFLPEGLRWIPFTRADYWILKLDPEYRVALVGTPDRKYLWLLSRESQLEEAVKQAYLAEARSQGYELERWIETQQSGAKVTDEHLANSSR, encoded by the coding sequence ATGAACGACACGAATCCGGTGCGATCAGTTGAAAACGTTGACCTCCAACGATACTTAGGGCTTTGGTTTGAGATCGGGCGACTGCCGCTTCGCTACGAAGATGACACCGCAGAAGACGTCACCGCGGAGTACAGCCTGCGAGAAGACGGCACCGTGCAGGTCGACAATCGCTGCCTCGACGCCGAAAAGACGCCGACCCAGGCCATAGGCCAGGCCGATCCCGACCCAGAACACGCGGGGCGACTGCGAGTGACCTTTCTGCCAGAGGGGCTTCGCTGGATACCGTTTACGCGCGCGGACTACTGGATTCTGAAACTTGACCCCGAGTACCGGGTGGCCCTCGTCGGCACCCCCGACCGAAAGTACCTCTGGTTGCTCTCAAGGGAGTCGCAACTTGAGGAAGCCGTAAAGCAGGCATATCTGGCGGAGGCCAGGTCGCAGGGGTACGAGCTCGAGCGTTGGATCGAAACCCAGCAGTCGGGAGCGAAGGTCACCGACGAACACCTTGCCAACTCGTCACGATGA
- a CDS encoding methyltransferase domain-containing protein — protein sequence MTLAVRDPDLRELMDDPECDKDRLRRTLQRFGVVNRAVSCWDGVYRSQLRPFFAGLDRPARVLDIGCGGGDVLRRLVRLARQDGFVVEGVGIDPDLHAIAVAKAARPEPGVTYRREFSRTLVERGEDYDLVISNHLLHHLDTVELAGLLSDSEKLATGLSLHSDIARGRIAYGAFSMLAAPVAPGTFVWVDGLRSIRRSYTAGELTSLLPPGWSVEQPGRFRLLAVRRPVVSGSATRQ from the coding sequence ATGACGCTGGCGGTTCGTGACCCGGATCTCCGCGAGCTAATGGACGATCCAGAATGTGACAAGGATCGCCTTCGTCGAACCCTGCAGCGTTTTGGTGTAGTGAACCGGGCCGTTTCGTGCTGGGACGGGGTGTACCGGTCTCAGCTGCGACCGTTCTTTGCTGGCCTGGATCGGCCCGCGCGCGTGCTCGACATCGGCTGCGGCGGGGGCGACGTGTTGCGCCGCCTCGTGCGACTCGCGCGACAAGATGGATTTGTTGTCGAGGGGGTGGGGATCGATCCTGACCTCCACGCCATTGCGGTCGCGAAGGCCGCCCGCCCCGAACCCGGGGTGACGTACCGGCGGGAATTCAGCCGAACCCTGGTCGAGCGCGGAGAAGACTACGACCTTGTCATCTCAAACCACCTGCTGCACCACCTGGACACCGTCGAGCTTGCCGGGCTTTTGAGCGACAGTGAAAAGTTGGCCACCGGCCTGTCTCTGCACTCCGATATCGCTCGTGGACGCATCGCCTACGGGGCATTTTCCATGCTCGCTGCACCCGTCGCGCCCGGAACCTTTGTGTGGGTCGATGGGCTACGAAGCATTCGTCGGAGCTACACCGCCGGCGAGCTCACGAGCCTGCTGCCGCCAGGCTGGAGCGTCGAGCAGCCGGGAAGGTTTCGGCTTCTCGCGGTGCGTCGACCAGTGGTCAGTGGTTCCGCAACGCGCCAATGA
- a CDS encoding GNAT family N-acetyltransferase: MQNTYLRLLTLQDVPSLTEMLQNQADHLRPWEPTRSADYYSVPRQLQLAEQALEHYEAGGSVPFLITSGTDEILGRLTVSGITRGALQSCALGYWVRADSLRRGHATNAVALAVSFAFESLGLHRVQAETLPENTGSRRVLEKNGFREFGLAPQYLNIDGQWRDHLMYQILNKQHVDEP; this comes from the coding sequence ATGCAGAACACCTACCTGCGACTGCTTACGTTGCAAGACGTACCTTCGCTCACCGAGATGCTTCAAAACCAGGCCGATCACCTGCGGCCTTGGGAACCCACACGCTCCGCTGACTATTACTCGGTGCCGCGGCAATTGCAACTCGCAGAGCAGGCCTTGGAACATTATGAAGCGGGCGGATCAGTGCCCTTCCTCATTACTTCTGGCACCGATGAAATTCTCGGCCGATTGACTGTGAGCGGGATCACTCGCGGCGCTCTGCAGTCCTGTGCCCTGGGGTATTGGGTTCGGGCAGACTCGCTCCGCCGAGGCCATGCGACGAACGCCGTTGCGCTTGCCGTGAGTTTCGCCTTCGAGTCTCTGGGGCTGCACCGCGTGCAAGCCGAGACACTGCCAGAGAACACCGGATCCCGGAGAGTGCTTGAGAAAAACGGGTTCCGAGAGTTCGGTCTCGCTCCGCAGTACCTCAACATTGACGGACAGTGGCGGGATCACCTGATGTACCAGATCCTGAACAAGCAGCATGTCGACGAGCCTTGA
- a CDS encoding nitroreductase family protein, which translates to MEFLDVLFNRRTTNGPFLPDPVSDEHQRLLIKAAASAPSQFNSQPWRFVVIEDRTMIDTIAGISGESMTAVISEGSFFERYKRHFRFSAEEMAEHRSGMYFDKLPAALRPFTRAVYTPAGIKTMRMLRIPQTLGEENRKLVAGSPLILGVMLDRQERNAHSLADFYCQFSLGAAMENVWLTTVELGMGIQFISFPMEAPGQWERINELLQVPEDLELMALYRLGYVPEQSHRPVIDWSSRERRAPSQFVFRENCSEPQTGWDED; encoded by the coding sequence ATGGAATTTCTTGATGTTCTCTTCAACCGCCGCACGACCAATGGGCCGTTCCTGCCCGATCCCGTGAGCGACGAGCACCAGCGCCTACTCATCAAAGCCGCCGCCTCGGCCCCGTCACAGTTCAACAGCCAGCCCTGGCGGTTTGTGGTGATTGAGGATCGCACAATGATCGACACCATCGCAGGCATCAGCGGTGAATCGATGACCGCCGTGATCTCTGAGGGGTCGTTCTTCGAGCGGTACAAGCGCCACTTCCGCTTCAGCGCCGAGGAGATGGCCGAGCATCGATCCGGCATGTACTTCGATAAACTGCCCGCCGCGCTGCGGCCGTTCACCCGTGCGGTGTACACGCCGGCTGGCATCAAGACCATGCGAATGCTGCGCATCCCGCAGACCCTCGGCGAAGAGAATCGCAAGCTTGTGGCAGGATCGCCGCTAATTCTCGGGGTCATGCTCGACCGGCAAGAACGCAACGCCCACTCGCTCGCAGACTTCTACTGCCAGTTCAGTCTCGGTGCCGCGATGGAAAACGTCTGGCTCACGACCGTCGAGTTGGGTATGGGCATTCAGTTCATCTCCTTCCCGATGGAGGCGCCCGGCCAGTGGGAACGCATCAATGAGCTGCTGCAGGTTCCCGAGGACCTTGAACTCATGGCGCTCTATCGCCTCGGCTACGTGCCCGAGCAGTCGCACAGGCCAGTGATCGACTGGTCAAGCCGCGAGCGCAGGGCGCCAAGCCAGTTTGTGTTCCGCGAGAATTGCAGTGAGCCGCAGACTGGGTGGGACGAGGACTGA
- a CDS encoding type III polyketide synthase has protein sequence MTTHLVSIGTAVPASRLQQEEARDFFAAQPGRDRLAQRLIHTAFDQSAIETRYSVLGGIGGVDELSPLFSTDGLLHSPTTGERNAVYRREAPRLSSAAARDAIAGSGFDASEITHVITASCTGFFAPGPDFLLVKELGIPGTAERTNIGFMGCAAAFPALRAASRICTAQPGSVVLVVCTELCSIHIRSSSDPEQIVASAVFGDGAAAAIVTSAEPRTTGATLEVGEFTTAITSEGEQDMDWSVGDAGFEMRLTAQVPRIIGREIAGAVGAALRDGSSPLSDAPYWAVHPGGRSVLDHVQEGLGLSDDAMRHSRAILREYGNMSSATILFILGRMLGDESIDSGKQIAALGFGPGLTVETARFTRRAETALVQAAEPAVTAAATVTAGAKVSV, from the coding sequence ATGACCACTCATCTCGTCTCCATCGGCACGGCTGTTCCGGCCTCAAGGCTGCAACAGGAAGAGGCCCGAGACTTTTTTGCCGCCCAGCCAGGCCGGGATCGTCTTGCCCAGAGGCTGATCCACACGGCGTTTGACCAGTCCGCGATCGAAACAAGGTATTCGGTTCTTGGTGGGATCGGCGGTGTCGATGAGCTTTCCCCGCTCTTTTCGACCGACGGGCTGCTGCACTCCCCGACCACGGGCGAGCGGAACGCGGTCTACCGCCGCGAAGCACCCCGGCTGTCGTCGGCCGCGGCCCGAGACGCGATCGCCGGTTCGGGATTCGACGCGTCCGAAATCACCCACGTCATCACGGCTTCATGCACCGGGTTCTTTGCGCCCGGCCCCGACTTCTTGCTGGTGAAGGAGCTCGGGATCCCCGGCACCGCCGAGCGCACCAACATCGGGTTTATGGGCTGCGCTGCCGCGTTCCCAGCGCTGCGTGCGGCCAGCAGGATCTGCACGGCGCAGCCCGGCTCAGTCGTGTTGGTGGTGTGCACGGAGCTCTGCTCGATCCACATTCGCTCGTCGAGTGACCCCGAGCAGATTGTTGCCTCTGCCGTGTTTGGTGATGGGGCGGCAGCTGCGATTGTGACCTCCGCTGAACCACGAACGACCGGGGCGACGCTGGAGGTCGGCGAGTTCACAACGGCGATCACCAGCGAGGGTGAGCAAGACATGGACTGGAGCGTGGGCGACGCGGGCTTCGAGATGCGCCTTACCGCGCAGGTGCCGCGCATCATCGGGCGTGAGATTGCCGGGGCTGTTGGGGCGGCGCTTCGCGACGGTTCGAGTCCGCTCAGCGACGCACCCTATTGGGCAGTGCACCCAGGAGGCCGCAGCGTGCTCGATCACGTTCAAGAGGGCCTTGGGCTGTCTGACGATGCGATGCGGCACTCGCGCGCGATCCTGCGCGAGTACGGCAACATGTCGAGTGCGACGATCCTGTTCATCCTCGGCCGGATGCTGGGTGACGAGTCCATCGATTCCGGTAAGCAGATTGCGGCCCTGGGGTTTGGCCCGGGGCTGACCGTGGAGACGGCGCGGTTTACTCGCCGCGCTGAAACTGCGTTGGTTCAGGCGGCGGAGCCCGCGGTTACCGCAGCGGCAACAGTGACTGCGGGCGCGAAGGTATCGGTATGA